The segment GCACATGCTTCCTCGAGGAGGGAGACTTGTGTCCGGGTTTTTTTGCTGTACTGAGGCTGCGCTTACATACAATTTACACTCTGTTTATCTTCTCCTGAAGCTCCCGTTTTAAGCTGGATAGAGTCTAAAGGGGGAGATCCACATAGAACATTCTGAACGCGAACGTGTTAAATTCCCGATTATCGCTTCGATCACTTCCATTGATCAAATCGAGGCGGCGGTGAACAGCAGTGTAGAGCGTGTTATTCTGATGGCCGGCGATATTATGAATCTATCCTCCATTGTCAAGAGCCTGCACGACAGCGGCAAAAAGGTGTTCGTGCATCTGGAAATGGTCGGCGGACTCGGTAGAGATCATTCAGCCGTGCAGTACATTGCGGAACGGTTTGGTGTTGACGGCATTGTAACGACGAAGACGAATGCCGTGAACGCGGCGCGTCAAGCCGGTATTTTGTCCATACAGCGTGTATTTGCCATTGATTCGCCGGCGCTGGAGACGGCGGTCAAGATGATCCGTCAGGCGCG is part of the Paenibacillus algicola genome and harbors:
- a CDS encoding glycerol-3-phosphate responsive antiterminator produces the protein MTSIDQIEAAVNSSVERVILMAGDIMNLSSIVKSLHDSGKKVFVHLEMVGGLGRDHSAVQYIAERFGVDGIVTTKTNAVNAARQAGILSIQRVFAIDSPALETAVKMIRQARPDEVELMPGLMPRVIQEMKQRIEQPLIVGGLIRTEEEIKQALASGANHLSIGSVEHW